In the Muricauda sp. MAR_2010_75 genome, one interval contains:
- a CDS encoding SDR family oxidoreductase, which translates to MDKKVVLITGGSSGIGKSIGTFLTSKGYVVYGTTRNPKNYPDFDAFQLVQLDVKDADSIQKAISQIISKEGRLDVLVNNAGVGITGPIEETPYEEIVNVFETNLHGPVHMMKAVLPQMRKQGGGAIVNITSIAGYMGLPFRGFYSATKGALGLITEAIRMETKDFGVIVTNVAPGDFVTNIAAGRYHAPVLDGSPYEDKYAQTIDAINNDVDSGGDPIQVAKAVYKIINQKRPKVHNPVGAFLQKFSLILKKILPDKVYEKLLINHYKL; encoded by the coding sequence ATGGATAAAAAAGTTGTTCTGATCACCGGCGGCTCATCTGGTATTGGCAAGTCTATTGGAACTTTTCTGACTTCCAAGGGGTATGTAGTATACGGTACCACCAGAAATCCAAAGAATTACCCTGATTTTGATGCATTCCAATTGGTACAGTTGGATGTAAAAGATGCAGATAGCATTCAAAAAGCTATTTCCCAGATTATTTCCAAAGAAGGTCGACTGGATGTCTTGGTCAACAATGCTGGAGTGGGCATCACTGGTCCCATTGAGGAAACCCCCTATGAGGAAATAGTTAATGTTTTTGAAACTAACCTGCACGGTCCGGTGCATATGATGAAGGCTGTTCTTCCGCAAATGCGCAAACAGGGTGGAGGAGCTATTGTGAACATTACCTCCATTGCTGGGTATATGGGATTGCCTTTCCGTGGGTTTTATTCGGCCACTAAAGGTGCGTTGGGCCTTATTACCGAAGCCATTAGGATGGAAACCAAAGATTTTGGTGTAATCGTTACCAATGTAGCACCAGGTGATTTCGTCACCAATATTGCAGCAGGAAGGTATCATGCCCCTGTTTTGGACGGATCGCCCTACGAGGATAAATACGCCCAAACTATTGACGCCATCAACAATGATGTGGATAGTGGAGGGGATCCCATTCAAGTGGCTAAGGCGGTGTACAAGATCATCAACCAAAAACGGCCCAAGGTGCACAATCCCGTTGGGGCATTTTTACAAAAGTTTTCCCTTATCTTAAAGAAGATTTTACCCGATAAAGTCTACGAAAAACTATTGATCAACCATTATAAGTTGTAG
- the fsa gene encoding fructose-6-phosphate aldolase, translating to MKFFIDTANLDQIKEAQELGVLDGVTTNPSLMAKEGITGKDNILKHYVDICNIVDGDVSAEVVATDFDNIVKEGEELAELHEQIVVKVPMIRDGVKALKYFSDKGIRTNCTLVFSPGQALLAAKAGATYVSPFLGRLDDISTDGLNLISEIRLIYDNYGFETQILAASIRHTMHVIDCAKLGADVMTGPLSSIDGLLKHPLTDIGLAKFLEDYKKGNS from the coding sequence ATGAAGTTTTTTATTGATACCGCAAATCTAGACCAGATAAAAGAGGCGCAGGAATTGGGGGTTTTGGACGGTGTTACCACCAACCCTTCACTTATGGCCAAAGAAGGCATTACAGGAAAGGACAATATTTTAAAACACTATGTAGACATCTGCAACATTGTTGACGGGGACGTTTCAGCCGAAGTTGTTGCCACAGATTTTGATAATATTGTGAAAGAAGGTGAGGAGTTGGCCGAATTGCACGAGCAGATAGTGGTAAAGGTGCCTATGATCAGGGATGGTGTAAAGGCATTGAAATATTTTTCAGATAAAGGTATTCGTACCAATTGTACCTTGGTATTCTCTCCTGGGCAGGCTTTATTGGCCGCTAAGGCCGGGGCTACTTATGTTTCTCCCTTTTTGGGGCGTTTGGACGATATTTCTACTGATGGATTGAACCTAATATCGGAAATTCGGTTGATTTATGACAACTACGGATTTGAAACCCAAATCTTGGCCGCGTCTATCCGTCACACTATGCACGTGATTGATTGTGCCAAACTAGGTGCAGATGTCATGACAGGACCATTGTCATCCATTGATGGTTTGTTAAAGCACCCATTAACGGATATTGGTCTGGCCAAATTCTTGGAAGACTACAAAAAAGGAAATTCCTAA
- the glyA gene encoding serine hydroxymethyltransferase, with protein sequence MQRDHKIFELIAQEKDRQIEGIELIASENFTSPQVMEAAGSVLTNKYAEGYPGKRYYGGCEVVDEIEQLAIDRAKELFGAVYANVQPHSGSQANASVYHACLNPGDTILGFDLSHGGHLTHGSPVNFSGKLYRPVFYGVDEETGTLNYDKIQEIADKEKPKLIIAGASAYSRDMDFKRFREIADSVGAILVADISHPAGLIAKGILNDPIPHCHIVTTTTHKTLRGPRGGLILMGENFDNPFGIKLKNGNLRKMSALLDLAVFPGNQGGPLEHIIAAKAIAFGEALSDEYLHYMIQVKKNAEAMAKAFMARDYKVISGGTDNHMMLIDLRNKGITGKDAEKALEKAAITANKNMVPFDDQSPFITSGIRFGTPAITTRGLKEADMETIVEFIDGVITDPENEAQIAQIKQKVKDLMKSRPLFNS encoded by the coding sequence ATGCAAAGAGACCATAAGATTTTTGAACTAATAGCGCAAGAAAAGGATAGACAAATTGAAGGTATTGAACTGATAGCTTCGGAAAATTTTACCAGTCCACAGGTCATGGAGGCTGCGGGTTCTGTATTGACCAATAAATATGCCGAGGGTTATCCGGGAAAACGCTATTATGGTGGATGTGAAGTGGTGGACGAAATTGAGCAACTTGCCATAGACCGAGCCAAGGAATTGTTCGGTGCTGTGTATGCCAATGTGCAACCCCATTCAGGTTCCCAGGCCAATGCGTCTGTTTATCATGCCTGTTTGAATCCCGGTGACACCATTTTAGGGTTCGATTTGTCCCACGGGGGACACTTGACCCATGGTTCACCTGTGAATTTTTCGGGAAAATTGTATCGACCTGTATTTTATGGGGTAGATGAGGAGACTGGGACCCTGAACTATGATAAAATCCAAGAGATAGCCGATAAGGAAAAACCCAAATTGATTATTGCGGGTGCTTCCGCCTATTCCCGTGATATGGATTTTAAACGCTTTAGGGAAATAGCTGATAGTGTAGGTGCCATTTTGGTGGCGGATATTTCGCATCCCGCTGGCTTGATCGCCAAGGGTATTTTGAACGACCCTATTCCTCATTGCCACATTGTGACCACAACCACCCACAAAACACTACGTGGGCCAAGAGGAGGTCTTATTTTGATGGGTGAAAATTTTGACAACCCGTTTGGCATAAAGCTTAAAAATGGAAATCTGAGAAAAATGTCGGCCTTGTTGGATCTAGCTGTTTTCCCAGGGAACCAAGGGGGGCCATTGGAGCATATTATTGCGGCCAAGGCCATTGCATTTGGTGAAGCGCTTTCCGATGAGTACTTGCATTATATGATTCAGGTGAAGAAAAATGCAGAGGCCATGGCCAAAGCGTTTATGGCGAGAGATTACAAAGTAATTTCAGGTGGAACTGATAACCATATGATGCTTATTGACCTAAGAAATAAGGGTATAACAGGTAAAGATGCGGAGAAAGCACTTGAAAAAGCGGCCATTACCGCCAATAAGAACATGGTGCCTTTTGATGATCAGTCCCCATTCATTACTTCGGGAATACGATTTGGAACCCCTGCCATAACCACTAGGGGATTGAAGGAAGCGGATATGGAAACCATTGTGGAATTTATAGACGGGGTAATTACAGACCCCGAAAATGAAGCACAAATCGCTCAAATAAAACAAAAGGTCAAAGATTTGATGAAATCTAGACCTTTGTTTAATTCGTAA
- a CDS encoding ATP-binding protein, giving the protein MKKSILFTLIIIFLGCTKQSQQQSVAVDPEADLIDIWISAARDSVHLSMDERKNLLQQAKDKAFALANDSLGIEKLSKISLAYKKISDSLEFRKTNQQVMELAEKSKMHRVLGNSHWDMAYLFSSYGVLDSAFYHYQKALKSFEQLPSDSISNSNKGRMHYLMGRIQDSYKDFLGAEISITSALRIFEDLEDSERVYNCYNMLGIIASGMDDSDKALEFFKKAGAYIDEVDESEQAKFIQQNQYNIAHELSQKGDYLAAEEVFDKLLKNKTIKEKNLELYSLALTSQAYSIYKGEQNVEKAKTLINQSIKLNDSINHNVDQPRAKQYYAELLAEQGDTATALQYAKESRALAQETYNNERLTEVLRLLTKLDGENALAYSNAYYDLSETIQEEERTKRDKFARIRLETDQVIHENEVLSREKQIWMGTILGLILFGMAIIIILFQYINNNRLKYRQKQQESNHEIYNLMLSQQGKFEEGKQLEQKRISEELHDGILGEMLGIRLILSGLNERDDDASVEQRADLIERLREVEEEIRTISHELNHASYEKFHNFIVSLEDLIRGIEKSSGIACSFTYDNKVNWDNLLGDIKINAYRIVQESLKNCVKHAQCEHIDIAFGMNGEKLKLTISDDGIGFDTNKGKRGIGIRNIISRVKKVKGTFAIDSVKGKGTIITVTIPSTYIGLENTPNDVTQKQILNA; this is encoded by the coding sequence TTGAAAAAGAGTATTCTTTTCACCCTTATTATCATTTTTTTGGGCTGTACCAAACAGTCCCAACAGCAATCGGTTGCCGTTGACCCAGAGGCTGATTTAATTGATATATGGATTTCTGCTGCGCGAGACAGTGTTCATCTTTCTATGGATGAGCGGAAGAATCTACTGCAACAGGCAAAAGATAAGGCCTTTGCCCTCGCCAATGATAGTCTTGGTATTGAAAAACTTTCCAAAATTTCCCTAGCCTACAAAAAAATATCAGATTCCTTGGAATTCAGAAAAACCAATCAACAGGTCATGGAGTTGGCCGAAAAATCTAAAATGCATCGTGTTTTGGGAAACTCGCATTGGGATATGGCTTATCTATTTAGTTCTTATGGAGTTTTAGATAGTGCCTTTTACCATTATCAAAAAGCACTAAAAAGTTTTGAGCAATTACCATCCGATTCAATTTCAAATTCGAATAAAGGTAGGATGCACTATCTTATGGGTCGCATTCAAGATTCTTACAAGGATTTTCTAGGTGCAGAAATCAGCATAACTTCAGCTTTACGAATTTTTGAAGATCTAGAGGATAGTGAAAGAGTATATAATTGCTACAACATGTTGGGGATTATTGCTAGCGGTATGGACGATAGCGATAAAGCTTTGGAGTTTTTTAAAAAAGCAGGAGCCTATATTGATGAAGTTGATGAATCAGAGCAAGCGAAGTTCATACAGCAAAATCAATACAATATTGCCCATGAGCTCTCACAAAAAGGAGATTATTTGGCAGCAGAAGAGGTCTTTGACAAATTGCTCAAAAACAAAACCATAAAGGAAAAAAATCTAGAATTATATTCATTGGCCCTAACAAGTCAGGCCTATTCTATTTATAAAGGTGAACAAAATGTTGAAAAGGCCAAAACATTGATTAACCAATCCATTAAATTGAATGATAGCATTAACCACAATGTAGACCAACCCCGAGCAAAACAATACTACGCAGAACTTTTGGCCGAGCAGGGCGATACCGCAACAGCACTCCAGTACGCCAAAGAATCGCGCGCCTTGGCACAAGAAACCTATAACAACGAACGGTTGACCGAGGTACTTCGGTTGCTCACCAAGTTGGATGGCGAGAATGCCCTGGCCTATTCCAATGCCTACTATGACCTTAGCGAGACCATACAGGAAGAAGAGCGCACCAAGCGGGACAAGTTTGCGCGCATCCGTTTGGAAACCGATCAGGTGATTCACGAAAATGAGGTGCTCTCCCGCGAAAAACAAATCTGGATGGGCACCATTTTGGGGCTTATCCTATTTGGTATGGCCATCATTATCATCCTGTTCCAATATATCAACAACAATAGGCTCAAATACAGACAAAAACAACAGGAAAGCAACCATGAGATCTATAACCTTATGCTGTCCCAACAAGGCAAATTTGAAGAGGGCAAGCAGTTGGAACAAAAACGAATTTCGGAAGAATTGCATGATGGGATACTTGGAGAAATGCTTGGTATTAGACTTATATTAAGTGGTTTAAATGAAAGGGACGATGATGCCTCAGTAGAGCAACGTGCCGATCTGATCGAACGTCTGCGTGAAGTAGAGGAAGAAATACGGACCATTTCACATGAGCTGAACCATGCCTCTTATGAAAAATTTCATAACTTTATTGTATCGCTGGAAGATTTGATCAGAGGTATTGAAAAGTCTTCCGGAATTGCATGTTCTTTTACGTATGACAATAAAGTGAATTGGGACAATCTCTTGGGAGACATCAAGATAAATGCCTATAGAATTGTTCAGGAATCACTCAAAAATTGTGTGAAGCATGCTCAATGTGAGCATATTGATATTGCGTTTGGAATGAATGGCGAAAAGTTGAAGCTGACCATTTCGGACGATGGAATTGGTTTTGACACCAATAAAGGAAAACGGGGAATCGGTATTCGCAATATCATTTCAAGGGTAAAAAAAGTAAAAGGGACTTTTGCCATTGACAGTGTTAAGGGCAAGGGCACCATAATTACCGTTACTATACCCAGCACATATATTGGGTTGGAGAACACGCCAAATGATGTAACACAAAAACAAATTTTGAACGCCTAA
- a CDS encoding response regulator transcription factor → MSTLRILAIDDHEMTMLGYKFILERIAFDGHTIIVDTANSYESGKKLIENSANSFKYDILFLDVQLFAPNEDQPYTGEDLGILARKIVPESKIVYMSSFSDNYRINSILKTVDPDGYLVKTDIDPKTLEDAVKTIVQNPPYYSSKALAAIRKKMSSDIDLDEKDRQILYHLSKGTKNKDLEKFIRLSPSSIENRKRHLKTLFGTENENDLALILAAKNRGFI, encoded by the coding sequence ATGAGTACGCTTAGAATATTGGCCATAGATGACCATGAAATGACAATGCTTGGATACAAGTTTATTCTTGAACGCATTGCTTTTGATGGCCACACCATCATTGTAGATACCGCTAATTCGTATGAATCTGGCAAAAAGCTTATTGAAAATTCAGCCAATTCCTTTAAATATGACATCCTGTTCTTGGATGTTCAACTTTTTGCCCCTAATGAAGATCAGCCTTATACAGGGGAAGATCTGGGGATTTTGGCACGCAAAATAGTGCCCGAGAGCAAAATTGTCTATATGTCGTCCTTTAGCGACAATTATCGCATCAACAGTATTCTCAAAACAGTAGATCCTGATGGTTATTTGGTAAAAACGGACATCGACCCAAAAACGTTGGAAGATGCGGTAAAGACCATTGTGCAAAATCCACCCTACTATTCCTCAAAAGCCCTCGCCGCCATCCGTAAGAAAATGTCCAGCGACATTGATCTTGATGAAAAGGACCGGCAGATATTGTACCACCTCTCCAAAGGCACCAAAAACAAGGATTTGGAAAAATTCATTAGACTTTCCCCTTCTTCCATAGAAAACAGAAAGCGCCATTTGAAAACCCTTTTTGGTACAGAAAACGAGAACGATCTTGCCCTTATCCTTGCGGCAAAAAATAGAGGGTTTATCTAA
- a CDS encoding thioesterase family protein gives MQTHTETFEVRLQDLDDLNHVNNVRYVEWIQEISKNHWQELTTEEIRKEMVWVVKNHNISYHKSAVLGDTIQMNTYIKSNKGPISTRVVEIKDNKTGQLLVNAHTEWCLLDAKTFRPKRVPESVQKLFE, from the coding sequence ATGCAGACCCATACCGAAACCTTTGAAGTACGATTACAAGACTTGGACGACCTAAACCATGTTAACAACGTCCGCTATGTAGAATGGATCCAGGAAATCTCCAAAAACCACTGGCAGGAACTTACCACGGAAGAGATTCGTAAAGAAATGGTCTGGGTGGTAAAAAACCACAATATTTCCTATCACAAATCTGCCGTGCTGGGCGATACTATTCAAATGAACACCTATATCAAGAGCAATAAAGGGCCAATTTCTACGAGAGTAGTGGAAATCAAAGACAATAAAACGGGCCAACTTTTGGTTAATGCCCATACGGAATGGTGTCTTTTGGATGCGAAAACCTTTCGTCCCAAACGCGTACCAGAATCCGTCCAAAAACTCTTTGAATAG
- a CDS encoding glutaminyl-peptide cyclotransferase: protein MKHELKTMVKLLSISGFLLFFLGCGGEADPSKHFSIQLEDKNVQQNQKVGVVLKNKKDIAISEVHYFMDGQELPLEDGKLTLNVPTLGSKVLTAKFNIQDQPVEVEEKVRLLAPSAPEIYTYDILNTYPHDPTAYTQGLEFSNGILYESTGKRGASTVRKVNYETGEVLQKIALENTVFGEGITILNNKLYQLTWQSGMGYVYNPENLEQIKTFTYGESREGWGLCNDGEKLYKSDGTEKIWFLDPETLQEQGHIETATNKSIFNKANELEYVDGKIYANVYQKESMMIIDATSGAIVGVVNFGGLKSKVNRGPEWDDTNSVLNGVAYHQEKGTFFVTGKNWDKLFEVKIRKKD from the coding sequence ATGAAGCATGAATTAAAAACTATGGTAAAACTGCTTTCCATTTCTGGCTTTTTACTTTTTTTTCTGGGCTGCGGAGGGGAAGCGGACCCATCCAAACACTTTTCCATTCAATTGGAAGATAAGAATGTACAGCAAAACCAAAAGGTGGGCGTTGTCCTAAAGAACAAAAAGGACATTGCCATTTCAGAAGTCCATTATTTTATGGATGGGCAAGAACTTCCGCTGGAAGATGGTAAACTTACCCTTAATGTACCGACTTTAGGGAGCAAAGTCCTTACCGCCAAGTTCAATATTCAAGACCAACCCGTTGAGGTGGAAGAAAAGGTGCGTCTCTTGGCTCCATCCGCTCCAGAGATATACACCTACGATATCCTAAACACCTACCCGCACGACCCCACGGCCTATACCCAAGGGTTGGAATTCAGTAACGGAATTCTTTATGAAAGTACGGGTAAACGTGGAGCATCCACAGTTCGTAAGGTCAATTATGAAACGGGCGAAGTCCTTCAAAAAATAGCATTGGAAAATACGGTTTTTGGTGAAGGCATTACCATCCTTAATAATAAGCTATATCAATTGACTTGGCAAAGTGGAATGGGGTATGTGTACAATCCTGAGAATCTGGAGCAAATCAAGACCTTCACCTATGGTGAGAGTCGAGAAGGTTGGGGACTCTGCAATGACGGTGAAAAACTCTACAAAAGTGATGGCACGGAAAAAATCTGGTTTTTAGACCCCGAAACCCTTCAAGAGCAGGGCCATATTGAAACCGCTACCAACAAGTCCATCTTTAACAAGGCCAACGAACTGGAGTATGTAGATGGTAAAATCTATGCCAATGTCTACCAAAAAGAGAGCATGATGATCATTGATGCCACCTCTGGTGCCATAGTAGGTGTGGTGAACTTTGGGGGACTAAAAAGCAAGGTGAACCGTGGACCGGAATGGGATGACACCAATTCCGTGCTGAACGGCGTTGCCTACCATCAGGAAAAAGGCACCTTCTTTGTCACCGGAAAGAACTGGGACAAATTGTTTGAGGTGAAAATCCGTAAAAAAGACTAA
- a CDS encoding LytTR family DNA-binding domain-containing protein encodes MDYTYAIIDSSAASKLQLQLYLQEYDDFTCAGVATNASEGLNTILKFTPDLVLINLGEDGMDYFQMVTELNQYMPSLPIIIGYSKTKKYAYNAIKSGFFDYWILPHNEFDVRKTIMRLRKLHPKHHMPSTICLKSYNDYRYLDTKDILYLKSDNNSTDFYMRDGNVVSAFKTLKSFEDKLPEGFIRVHQSYILNSRYVSRINYGKSICTLNHDREEELPFSKTYKDKIDALKEMLSKTAVKAVN; translated from the coding sequence ATGGATTACACCTACGCCATAATCGATTCCAGTGCAGCCTCCAAGCTGCAGTTGCAGCTCTACCTGCAAGAGTATGACGATTTCACCTGCGCAGGTGTGGCCACCAACGCATCAGAAGGGTTGAACACCATTTTAAAATTTACGCCGGATTTGGTACTGATCAATCTTGGCGAAGATGGAATGGATTATTTTCAGATGGTTACGGAGTTGAACCAGTATATGCCCTCGCTTCCTATTATTATAGGGTATTCCAAAACCAAAAAATATGCCTACAATGCCATAAAAAGTGGCTTTTTCGACTATTGGATACTTCCGCACAATGAGTTTGATGTACGCAAGACCATTATGCGGCTTCGCAAACTGCACCCAAAACATCACATGCCCTCTACCATTTGCTTAAAATCGTACAATGATTATCGGTATTTGGACACCAAGGATATTCTCTATCTAAAATCCGATAACAACTCTACGGATTTCTATATGCGAGATGGCAATGTGGTCAGTGCCTTTAAAACCTTAAAGTCTTTTGAGGACAAACTCCCTGAGGGCTTTATAAGGGTACACCAAAGTTATATATTGAATAGCAGGTATGTATCCCGTATTAATTATGGCAAATCTATTTGCACACTCAACCATGACCGGGAAGAAGAACTTCCTTTTTCCAAAACCTATAAGGATAAGATAGACGCCTTAAAGGAAATGCTCTCCAAAACCGCGGTAAAGGCCGTTAATTAG
- a CDS encoding choice-of-anchor Q domain-containing protein, whose amino-acid sequence MCQWYLKWSFVAFTALLVITTASCRKDFEYVPSTGNLEFSKDTVFLDTIFTNIGSSTYTLKVYNRSDEDIYIPYVGLQTGQNSSYRLNVDGLPGKEFDNVPLLAKDSLYIFIETTFDVSQTLENEFLYTESLLFGSGPMTQKVELVTLVRDAIFLYPKTRSDGTKESLVLGMDENGEEIKVEGFYLEADELLFTNEKPYVIYGYAAVPDGNTLIMQPGARVHFHKNSGILVDAGASLFINGELSEDQEALENEVVFEGDRLEQEYSDQPGQWGTIWIREGSSNNQINHLTLKNATVGLRVEGNQALNTPTLTIHNSQIYNSQNHNVWSTRAYIDAENTVLGSAGGSSFYGELGGKCSFTHCTLANYWNKGFRNGVALSIQNFAILPSGDRSTAPLEYADFVNSIIFGSASTELVLQQDLGSDFNFNFSNCLIKFNISDGSVDENPLYNFENSSFYRKIVFNQDPEFKNQTKNQLNIHENSAAIDLAAPDASLTVPTDILGNDRTQNPDIGAYEFVTDN is encoded by the coding sequence GTGTGTCAATGGTATTTAAAATGGTCTTTTGTAGCATTTACGGCGCTCCTTGTCATTACAACAGCTTCTTGCCGTAAGGATTTTGAATATGTCCCCAGTACGGGCAACTTGGAGTTTTCCAAGGACACTGTTTTTCTGGACACCATCTTTACCAATATTGGAAGCAGCACCTACACCTTAAAGGTTTATAACCGTTCGGACGAAGACATTTACATTCCTTATGTAGGTTTGCAGACTGGACAGAACAGCAGTTACCGACTTAATGTTGACGGACTTCCCGGCAAAGAGTTCGACAATGTGCCCCTTTTGGCAAAGGACAGTCTCTATATTTTTATTGAAACCACCTTTGATGTGTCCCAAACTTTGGAAAATGAATTTCTGTACACCGAAAGTCTTTTGTTTGGAAGTGGTCCTATGACCCAAAAGGTAGAGCTGGTCACGTTGGTAAGGGATGCTATTTTTCTTTATCCCAAAACCCGCTCCGATGGCACCAAAGAATCCTTGGTATTGGGGATGGATGAAAATGGGGAAGAAATTAAGGTGGAGGGTTTTTATTTAGAAGCCGATGAGTTGCTCTTTACAAATGAAAAACCGTATGTCATTTATGGATACGCTGCCGTTCCTGACGGGAACACATTGATCATGCAACCGGGGGCTCGGGTTCATTTTCATAAAAATTCCGGTATTTTGGTGGATGCAGGTGCATCCCTTTTCATAAATGGTGAACTCAGCGAAGATCAAGAAGCTCTGGAAAACGAGGTTGTTTTTGAAGGAGACCGATTAGAACAAGAATATTCCGACCAACCTGGGCAATGGGGTACCATTTGGATTCGGGAAGGCAGTAGCAACAATCAAATCAACCATCTCACCTTAAAAAATGCAACCGTAGGTCTTCGGGTTGAAGGAAATCAAGCGTTGAACACCCCTACCCTCACAATTCATAATAGTCAAATTTATAATAGTCAAAACCATAATGTATGGAGCACCCGTGCATACATTGATGCCGAAAATACGGTCTTGGGAAGTGCGGGAGGTTCATCCTTTTATGGGGAACTGGGAGGAAAGTGCAGCTTTACCCATTGCACTTTGGCCAATTATTGGAACAAGGGCTTTAGAAATGGTGTGGCACTTTCAATTCAAAATTTTGCGATTCTCCCTTCGGGAGATAGGTCCACGGCACCTCTGGAATATGCAGATTTTGTGAACAGCATCATCTTTGGAAGTGCATCTACTGAGCTTGTTCTTCAACAAGATTTGGGTTCAGATTTTAATTTTAACTTCAGCAATTGCCTCATAAAGTTCAATATAAGCGATGGTTCAGTTGACGAAAATCCGCTATATAATTTTGAAAATAGCAGTTTTTACCGTAAAATAGTCTTCAATCAGGACCCTGAGTTTAAAAACCAAACAAAAAACCAACTGAACATACATGAAAACTCTGCTGCTATTGACCTTGCCGCCCCCGACGCTTCACTCACCGTTCCCACAGATATTTTAGGAAACGATAGAACCCAAAATCCGGACATAGGCGCCTATGAATTCGTTACAGATAATTAG